A region of Dioscorea cayenensis subsp. rotundata cultivar TDr96_F1 chromosome 5, TDr96_F1_v2_PseudoChromosome.rev07_lg8_w22 25.fasta, whole genome shotgun sequence DNA encodes the following proteins:
- the LOC120261314 gene encoding uncharacterized protein LOC120261314, translating into MATDVDQAYYGWSHDELLDSDRVDSQEVSVSQMLDHGSISFGRFAVESLAWAKRSAFTYNERQEELEKVKNPGLVAQKKAYFEEYYKKLRALKAMQDNQQTELTLEYGGDGSISSQTGEDEETMGQSEHYGNAAANLHDVLAKGTMIAPLEKDHLSRKASQTGHLDPESTLPCHDLFARNLKAAGQAMHSSNNIQWQHMDTDSYVGESLCGGTEVIVQHDIIEFEVEKKYQDSVSGIRSNGAAQGTVVSIVEPVKGIQNTAASPTNYKLGDIEDASADNHAPKKNKSIIRASANSISSSTVKELTVSARNCLKLKNRIKPEKDNALQRQKHPIHKTTGKVERNIGSCTSTSRRVSKNIKSTVAVTHRTLTEVRSNGTIPRPFSLATERRAATFENKLDERGLVTKLPNRLTTSLNHAKGVISAQGSFNKTATSSGVRSKGQENKRDQEVKDKTLACGKQSFNGRCTFVLGQQMARSVDLPARNIPNWSGGIDHKFSIAFGRNLRKEIKEDLRSREPSGSGTKIIKEDLRSREPSGSGTKIMSSHNENPRTGNIKAGHCLTKPDKKKLPIGNASVDVKKPKQPMPRWR; encoded by the exons ATGGCAACTGATGTAGATCAAGCATATTATGGGTGGTCACATGATGAATTACTGGATAGTGACAGGGTCGATTCTCAG GAAGTTTCAGTTTCGCAAATGCTTGACCATGGTTCAATATCCTTCGGAAGATTTGCAGTTGAGTCACTGGCTTGGGCGAAAAGGTCGGCATTCACCTACAACGAACGGCAGGAGGAACTGGAGAAAGTCAAGAATCCTGGTTTAGTTGCCCAGAAAAAGGCATATTTTGAAGAATATTACAAAAAGCTTCGGGCTTTGAAAGCTATGCAAGATAATCAGCAAACTGAGCTTACATTGGAATATGGCGGTGATGGTAGCATTTCTAGCCAAACTGGGGAGGATGAGGAAACAATGGGGCAATCTGAGCATTATGGAAATGCAGCAGCAAATCTCCATGATGTTCTTGCAAAAGGAACCATGATTGCTCCATTAGAAAAGGACCATTTAAGCAGAAAAGCTTCTCAGACAGGACACTTGGATCCAGAGTCTACATTACCATGCCATGATTTGTTTGCAAGGAACTTGAAAGCAGCTGGACAAGCGATGCACTCAAGTAACAATATTCAGTGGCAACATATGGATACAGATTCTTACGTGGGTGAATCCCTTTGCGGAGGCACTGAAGTGATTGTACAACATGATATCATTGAATTTGAAGTTGAAAAGAAGTATCAAGATTCAGTGTCAGGTATTCGATCTAATGGAGCAGCTCAAGGGACTGTAGTGTCAATTGTTGAACCTGTAAAAGGAATCCAGAATACTGCAGCGAGTCCTACAAATTATAAACTGGGAGATATAGAAGATGCATCTGCTGACAACCATGCACCCAAAAAGAATAAGTCAATTATAAGGGCATCTGCTAACAGTATATCCTCTTCTACAGTTAAG GAATTAACTGTTTCAGCTAGAAATTGTTTAAAGCTGAAAAATAGAATCAAGCCAGAAAAGGACAATGCATTGCAGAGACAAAAGCATCCCATTCACAAGACAACTGGGAAAGTTGAGAGGAACATTGGTTCATGCACATCCACTTCCCGTAGAGtatcaaaaaatattaaatcaactGTAGCTGTGACGCACAGGACCCTGACAGAAGTACGCTCTAATGGCACCATTCCACGCCCTTTTTCTCTTGCCACAGAAAGGAGAGCTGcaacttttgaaaataaattagatgaaAGGGGACTGGTTACCAAACTACCAAATAGACTAACAACATCCCTAAATCATGCAAAAGGTGTCATTAGTGCACAG GGTTCATTCAATAAAACAGCCACGTCTAGTGGTGTGAGAAGTAAGggacaagaaaacaaaag AGATCAAGAAGTTAAAGACAAAACTTTAGCATGTGGTAAGCAGAGTTTTAATGGCAGATGTACTTTTGTGCTTGGACAGCAAATGGCAAG GTCTGTAGACCTCCCTGCCCGTAATATACCTAATTGGAGCGGTGGAATTGATCACAAGTTCTCAATTGCATTTGGACGAAATCTGCGGAAAGAG ATTAAAGAGGACTTGAGGTCAAGGGAGCCTAGTGGATCAGGCACAAAGATTATTAAAGAGGACTTGAGGTCAAGGGAGCCTAGTGGATCAGGCACAAAGATTATGTCTTCCCATAATGAAAATCCAAGGACAGGGAATATAAAG GCAGGGCATTGTCTGACAAAGCCTGACAAGAAAAAGTTACCAATAGGCAATGCA